The Lagenorhynchus albirostris chromosome 6, mLagAlb1.1, whole genome shotgun sequence genome includes a window with the following:
- the IWS1 gene encoding protein IWS1 homolog isoform X5, whose product MDSEYYSGDQSDDGGATPVQDERDSGSDVEDDVNEQHSGSDTGSVERHSENEPSDREDGLNKRHHVTDSENDDPSNLNASDSESEELQRQKDSDSEFEGHAEPPASDSENEDANHHGSDSENEEPRKLPVSDSENEELLNGHASDSENEDVRKPPASDSEVEELPKSPASYSETEDALKPQVSDSESEEPPRHPASDSENEELPKPRVSDSESEELPKPRISDSESEDPPRQQASDSENEELPKPRISDSESEDPPRHQASDSENEELPKPRISDSESEDPPRHHASDSENEELPKPQASDSESEEPQKGPASDSEAEAAPRHRQKPESDEDSDGENKREDTEMQADPFHSDAHVDRKRFNSSDSEEEEPKRPKIDSDEDEEKEGVEEKVAKRKAAVLSDSDDEEKASAKKSRVVSDADDSDSDVMSDKSGKREKTIASDSEEEAGRELSDKKNEEKDLFGSDSESGNEEENLIADIFGESGDEEEEEFTGFNQEDLEEEKSETQVKEAEDSDSDDNIKRGKHMDFLSDFEMMLQRKKSMSGKRRRNRDGGTFISDADDVVSAMIVKMNEAAEEDRQLNNQKKPALKKLTLLPTVVMHLKKQDLKETFIDSGVMSAIKEWLSPLPDRSLPALKIREELLKILQELPSVSQETLKHSGIGRAVMYLYKHPKESRSNKDMAGKLINEWSRPIFGLTSNYKGMTREEREQRDLEQMPQRRRMNSTGGQTPRRDLEKVLTGEEKALRPGDPGFCARARVPMPSNKDYVVRPKWNVEMESSRPGILKKGLSRLEKHKRRFAEQKRLSKVHRAVKFSIEGNRMPL is encoded by the exons AATGAACCTAGTGATCGAGAAGATGGTCTCAACAAAAGACATCATGTGACAGACTCTGAGAACGATGACCCCTCAAATCTTAATGCCAGTGACTCTGAAAGTGAGGAGCTTCAAAGGCAAAAGGACAGCGACTCTGAATTTGAGGGGCATGCAGAGCCTCCTGCGAGTGATTCTGAAAACGAGGATGCCAATCACCATGGGAGCGACTCTGAGAATGAGGAGCCCAGGAAGCTACCTGTGAGCGACTCTGAAAACGAGGAGCTGCTTAATGGGCACGCAAGCGACTCCGAAAATGAGGATGTTAGGAAGCCCCCTGCCAGCGATTCAGAGGTCGAAGAGCTCCCCAAAAGTCCTGCCAGTTACTCGGAAACAGAGGATGCTCTAAAACCCCAAGTCAGTGACTCTGAGAGCGAGGAGCCCCCAAGACATCCAGCCAGTGACTCGGAAAATGAGGAGCTTCCCAAGCCTCGAGTTAGTGACTCTGAAAGTGAGGAGCTGCCCAAGCCTCGGATCAGTGACTCAGAAAGCGAGGACCCGCCAAGGCAGCAAGCCAGCGACTCGGAAAATGAAGAGCTTCCCAAACCCCGTATCAGTGATTCGGAAAGCGAGGACCCCCCAAGGCACCAAGCCAGTGACTCGGAAAATGAGGAGCTTCCCAAACCCCGAATTAGCGATTCGGAAAGCGAGGACCCGCCAAGGCACCACGCCAGTGATTCTGAAAATGAGGAGCTTCCCAAGCCCCAAGCCAGTGACTCTGAGAGCGAGGAGCCTCAGAAGGGGCCTGCCAGCGATTCAGAAGCCGAGGCTGCCCCCAGACACAGACAGAAGCCGGAGTCTGACGAGGACAGTGACGGGGAGAATAAGAGAGAGGACACAGAAATGCAGGCTGACCCCTTTCATTCAGATGCCCATGTAGACAGGAAGCGGTTCAACAGTTCTGACAGCGAGGAGGAAGAACCAAAAAGGCCCAAAATTGACAGCGATgaggatgaagaaaaagagggggtGGAGGAGAAAGTGGCAAAGCGGAAAGCTGCTGTGCTTTCTGATAGTGACGATGAAGAGAAAGCAT CAGCAAAGAAGAGTCGTGTTGTCTCTGATGCAGATGACTCTGACAGTGATGTTATGTCAGACAAATCAGGCAAAAGAGAGAAGACGATAGCATCTGACAGTGAAGAAGAAGCAGGGAGAGAATTGTCtgataagaaaaatgaagagaaggaCCTGTTTGGGAGTGATAGTGAGTCAGGGAATGAAGAAGA aaatcTTATTGCAGACATATTTGGAGAATCTGGtgatgaggaggaggaagaatttaCA GGTTTTAACCAAGAagatttggaagaagaaaaaagtgaaacGCAGGTAAAAGAAGCAGAAGATTCAGATTCTGATGATAACATAAAGAGAGGAAAACa CATGGACTTTCTGTCGGACTTTGAGATGATGTTGCAGCGGAAAAAGAGCATGAGTGGCAAGCGCAGGCGTAACCGTGATGGTGGTACTTTTATTAGTGATGCCGACGACGTTGTGAGCGCCATGATTGTCAAGATGAATGAAGCTGCTGAG GAAGACAGACAGTTGAATAATCAAAAAAAGCCAGCACtgaaaaaattaacattattaCCTACTGTGGTCATGCACCTTAAGAA GCAGGAccttaaagaaacatttattgacagTGGTGTGATGTCTGCCATCAAAGAATGGCTCTCCCCTCTACCAGATAGGAGTTTGCCGGCACTAAAGATTCGAGAAGAGCTGTTGAAGATTCTGCAAGAG CTACCTAGTGTGAGCCAGGAGACCCTGAAGCATAGTGGGATTGGACGAGCAGTGATGTATCTTTATAAACACCCCAAGGAATCAAGGTCCAACAAGGACATGGCAGGGAAATTAATCA ATGAATGGTCTCGGCCTATATTTGGTCTTACCTCAAACTACAAAGGAAtgacaagagaagaaagggagcaGAGAGACCTAGAACAGATGCCTCAACGGCGAAGAATGAACAG CACTGGTGGTCAGACACCCCGAAGAGATTTGGAAAAGGTGCTGACAGGCGAGGAAAA GGCTCTTAGACCTGGAGATCCTGGATTCTGTGCCCGGGCAAGGGTCCCCATGCCCTCGAACAAGGACTATGTTGTCAGGCCCAAGTGGAATGTGGAAATGGAGTCGTCCAGG CCTGGTATTCTTAAAAAGGGCCTAAGCCGATTGGAAAAGCATAAGAGGCGATTTGCAGAACAGAAACGACTCAGCAAAGTGCACCGTGCTGTCAAGTTCAGCATTGAAGGCAACAGGATGCCCCTGTAG
- the IWS1 gene encoding protein IWS1 homolog isoform X3 translates to MDSEYYSGDQSADDGGATPVQDERDSGSDVEDDVNEQHSGSDTGSVERHSENEPSDREDGLNKRHHVTDSENDDPSNLNASDSESEELQRQKDSDSEFEGHAEPPASDSENEDANHHGSDSENEEPRKLPVSDSENEELLNGHASDSENEDVRKPPASDSEVEELPKSPASYSETEDALKPQVSDSESEEPPRHPASDSENEELPKPRVSDSESEELPKPRISDSESEDPPRQQASDSENEELPKPRISDSESEDPPRHQASDSENEELPKPRISDSESEDPPRHHASDSENEELPKPQASDSESEEPQKGPASDSEAEAAPRHRQKPESDEDSDGENKREDTEMQADPFHSDAHVDRKRFNSSDSEEEEPKRPKIDSDEDEEKEGVEEKVAKRKAAVLSDSDDEEKASAKKSRVVSDADDSDSDVMSDKSGKREKTIASDSEEEAGRELSDKKNEEKDLFGSDSESGNEEENLIADIFGESGDEEEEEFTGFNQEDLEEEKSETQVKEAEDSDSDDNIKRGKHMDFLSDFEMMLQRKKSMSGKRRRNRDGGTFISDADDVVSAMIVKMNEAAEEDRQLNNQKKPALKKLTLLPTVVMHLKKQDLKETFIDSGVMSAIKEWLSPLPDRSLPALKIREELLKILQELPSVSQETLKHSGIGRAVMYLYKHPKESRSNKDMAGKLINEWSRPIFGLTSNYKGMTREEREQRDLEQMPQRRRMNSTGGQTPRRDLEKVLTGEEKALRPGDPGFCARARVPMPSNKDYVVRPKWNVEMESSRPGILKKGLSRLEKHKRRFAEQKRLSKVHRAVKFSIEGNRMPL, encoded by the exons AATGAACCTAGTGATCGAGAAGATGGTCTCAACAAAAGACATCATGTGACAGACTCTGAGAACGATGACCCCTCAAATCTTAATGCCAGTGACTCTGAAAGTGAGGAGCTTCAAAGGCAAAAGGACAGCGACTCTGAATTTGAGGGGCATGCAGAGCCTCCTGCGAGTGATTCTGAAAACGAGGATGCCAATCACCATGGGAGCGACTCTGAGAATGAGGAGCCCAGGAAGCTACCTGTGAGCGACTCTGAAAACGAGGAGCTGCTTAATGGGCACGCAAGCGACTCCGAAAATGAGGATGTTAGGAAGCCCCCTGCCAGCGATTCAGAGGTCGAAGAGCTCCCCAAAAGTCCTGCCAGTTACTCGGAAACAGAGGATGCTCTAAAACCCCAAGTCAGTGACTCTGAGAGCGAGGAGCCCCCAAGACATCCAGCCAGTGACTCGGAAAATGAGGAGCTTCCCAAGCCTCGAGTTAGTGACTCTGAAAGTGAGGAGCTGCCCAAGCCTCGGATCAGTGACTCAGAAAGCGAGGACCCGCCAAGGCAGCAAGCCAGCGACTCGGAAAATGAAGAGCTTCCCAAACCCCGTATCAGTGATTCGGAAAGCGAGGACCCCCCAAGGCACCAAGCCAGTGACTCGGAAAATGAGGAGCTTCCCAAACCCCGAATTAGCGATTCGGAAAGCGAGGACCCGCCAAGGCACCACGCCAGTGATTCTGAAAATGAGGAGCTTCCCAAGCCCCAAGCCAGTGACTCTGAGAGCGAGGAGCCTCAGAAGGGGCCTGCCAGCGATTCAGAAGCCGAGGCTGCCCCCAGACACAGACAGAAGCCGGAGTCTGACGAGGACAGTGACGGGGAGAATAAGAGAGAGGACACAGAAATGCAGGCTGACCCCTTTCATTCAGATGCCCATGTAGACAGGAAGCGGTTCAACAGTTCTGACAGCGAGGAGGAAGAACCAAAAAGGCCCAAAATTGACAGCGATgaggatgaagaaaaagagggggtGGAGGAGAAAGTGGCAAAGCGGAAAGCTGCTGTGCTTTCTGATAGTGACGATGAAGAGAAAGCAT CAGCAAAGAAGAGTCGTGTTGTCTCTGATGCAGATGACTCTGACAGTGATGTTATGTCAGACAAATCAGGCAAAAGAGAGAAGACGATAGCATCTGACAGTGAAGAAGAAGCAGGGAGAGAATTGTCtgataagaaaaatgaagagaaggaCCTGTTTGGGAGTGATAGTGAGTCAGGGAATGAAGAAGA aaatcTTATTGCAGACATATTTGGAGAATCTGGtgatgaggaggaggaagaatttaCA GGTTTTAACCAAGAagatttggaagaagaaaaaagtgaaacGCAGGTAAAAGAAGCAGAAGATTCAGATTCTGATGATAACATAAAGAGAGGAAAACa CATGGACTTTCTGTCGGACTTTGAGATGATGTTGCAGCGGAAAAAGAGCATGAGTGGCAAGCGCAGGCGTAACCGTGATGGTGGTACTTTTATTAGTGATGCCGACGACGTTGTGAGCGCCATGATTGTCAAGATGAATGAAGCTGCTGAG GAAGACAGACAGTTGAATAATCAAAAAAAGCCAGCACtgaaaaaattaacattattaCCTACTGTGGTCATGCACCTTAAGAA GCAGGAccttaaagaaacatttattgacagTGGTGTGATGTCTGCCATCAAAGAATGGCTCTCCCCTCTACCAGATAGGAGTTTGCCGGCACTAAAGATTCGAGAAGAGCTGTTGAAGATTCTGCAAGAG CTACCTAGTGTGAGCCAGGAGACCCTGAAGCATAGTGGGATTGGACGAGCAGTGATGTATCTTTATAAACACCCCAAGGAATCAAGGTCCAACAAGGACATGGCAGGGAAATTAATCA ATGAATGGTCTCGGCCTATATTTGGTCTTACCTCAAACTACAAAGGAAtgacaagagaagaaagggagcaGAGAGACCTAGAACAGATGCCTCAACGGCGAAGAATGAACAG CACTGGTGGTCAGACACCCCGAAGAGATTTGGAAAAGGTGCTGACAGGCGAGGAAAA GGCTCTTAGACCTGGAGATCCTGGATTCTGTGCCCGGGCAAGGGTCCCCATGCCCTCGAACAAGGACTATGTTGTCAGGCCCAAGTGGAATGTGGAAATGGAGTCGTCCAGG CCTGGTATTCTTAAAAAGGGCCTAAGCCGATTGGAAAAGCATAAGAGGCGATTTGCAGAACAGAAACGACTCAGCAAAGTGCACCGTGCTGTCAAGTTCAGCATTGAAGGCAACAGGATGCCCCTGTAG